One Blastocatellia bacterium genomic window, GCTCGTTTCATCTCAGCCGCGCCAGCGGCGCCTGCGAAGGTACCAGACGTGCAACGTCTGGAACAGCAGAGCGAACCATCTTGGCGCGTTGCAGACGCGCCAGAGCGACGCGCGTGTGGCCTGCAATTGGACAGCATGAACGAGCCGATGAGGGAACGAGTGGCGCTTTTGAAGGCGTGATGGATTGGGAATGATGCCCACCCAGACGTTGCACGTCCGGCTACCACCGTCTGGGCGGCTGCCGCCGCTGCTGCTTGGGGTCAACGGGCGTTCGCACGGGGACACCTACAAAGAACACGGTCTTTTCCTCCTGCAATTGGTATGAGCCACGACAAAAACTTTGCGAGCAAGTTTGTTTGAATCGAGTTGGCTTTCAGGATATAGTATCTCTCCCTTCGGAGAGAGAACCGACCGGGATCATCAAGGGAAGTTGTGAGGATATGGAAATTCCAGGTCTTGATCTGATTACGGCTGACCTCGCTATAGACTTAGGCACAGTCAATACGATGATCTATCGCCGTGGGCGTGGCATTTCCGTCAGTGAACCATCGTTGGTGGCCATTGACGAAGTCAACGAAGAAGTGGTGGCCGTTGGCACAGAAGCATTAGAGATGGTTGGACGCGAAGCGGAAGGCGTGCGCGTCGTTCGTCCGGTGCAGCATGGCGTCATCGCTGAATTGAACCTGACGCAAATGATGCTGGAGCACTTCATCCGCAAAGCGCGTGGTATTCGTGGTCGGCTGAGCCGCCGCGTCATCATCGGTGTGCCCAGCAGCGCCACTGAGGTGGAACGCAACGCCGTGCGCGAAGCTGTGCACGGCGCCAATGTCGGTCGCGTCTATTTGGTCGAAGAAGGCCTGGCAGCGGCACACGGCGCCGGCGTCAAACTGACCGGCCCAGAAGCAACGATGGTTGTGGACCTAGGCGGCGGCACCACCAGCGTCGCCGTGGTGGCTCGCTCTGGCATCATCTTTTCTCGCTCTGAGCGCATTGGCGGGCTGGACATGGACGAAGCGATCATGCAGATGGTCCGACAAACACATGAGCTGATCATTGGTGAACGAACAGCCGAGCGCGTCAAACTCGAGCTGGGAGCAGCCATGCTGCTGGACCCGCAACAAGAGACAAAAGTCACCGGTCGGCTGCTGGACGCTTCTGGCTCACCCCAGCATCGGCTGGCCAGCGTCACCGTCACCCACCAACAAGTCTACGAAGCTATTCAACCGATCCTGAAAAAAATGTTGGCCGTGGTTGAGCAGTCCATGCAAGAACTGCCGCCTGAAGCGGCCGGCGATGTGCTCACGCATGGCATCACACTGACTGGCGGCACAGCCCTGCTGGCCCGCATGCAAAAACGTATGGAAGAGGATTTGAAAGTGCCCGTGAGAGTCGCCGAAAATCCCACGCAAGCTGTCGTCCTGGGCATGGGGCGGTTCTTCGATGATGCACGATTGCTGCGCCAGATCATCCGTCGAGAAGATGTGTCGTGGTGGCGCGAATATCTGACCGCTACCGAGTGAATGCCACCGGAGCAGCCTCGGCCAACACCAAGCCAGGACTGTATCAGCGAATGATTGAGGGCGTGCATCAACCCTTCAATGATTGATCGGTTCAACCCGCGCGCGTCGCGCGTCAATTGATGAAGAGTCGGCTCACGCTACCGACGGTTTCCTCTGCGCCCGCGCCAAGATCATCAAGCAAGCGAGCCCGCACGCGATCACAAACCAATCGCCCCATCGTGTGTAA contains:
- a CDS encoding rod shape-determining protein, encoding MEIPGLDLITADLAIDLGTVNTMIYRRGRGISVSEPSLVAIDEVNEEVVAVGTEALEMVGREAEGVRVVRPVQHGVIAELNLTQMMLEHFIRKARGIRGRLSRRVIIGVPSSATEVERNAVREAVHGANVGRVYLVEEGLAAAHGAGVKLTGPEATMVVDLGGGTTSVAVVARSGIIFSRSERIGGLDMDEAIMQMVRQTHELIIGERTAERVKLELGAAMLLDPQQETKVTGRLLDASGSPQHRLASVTVTHQQVYEAIQPILKKMLAVVEQSMQELPPEAAGDVLTHGITLTGGTALLARMQKRMEEDLKVPVRVAENPTQAVVLGMGRFFDDARLLRQIIRREDVSWWREYLTATE